A single Azospirillum sp. TSA2s DNA region contains:
- a CDS encoding alkyl/aryl-sulfatase, with product MMPTRRQVIGALPAAGISFAVAGSFTFEGTAVRAQPAPPAGHFHPKGKPPTAHTLEVLKRARESLPFGDTRDFEEQARGLIAPMPRMQIMADAGHVAWDMEQFHFLESDQEFDSVHPSLTRIARLNNNYGLYEVAPGIYQVRGFDLSDLTFVRGKTGWIVFDPLTVAETARAGWELFQEHIGKGLPITAVIYSHTHGDHWGGVRGLISEEDVRAGRVEIIAPGDFMQFTISENVYAGNAMNRRLFYQYGLLLPVGPYGYVSQGLGQRVPAGTSGLLAPTRFVSDPIEELEVDGVRMVFQNTPNTEAPREMNTYIPEMKALWMAENVTATLHNIYTLRGAPVRDPLNWSKYIAEALYRFGHEAEVMFASHHWPRWGNDRIQEVLRAQRDLYAHMNNQVLHLANQGVTINQIHNVYTVPQSLQETWHCRGYHGSPQHNARGVVQRYLGFWDGNPTTLIPLSPEDSAPLYVEMMGGAGPILAKAGLLHDAGDYLRATELLNKLVLAEPGNTVAKEALADAFEQLGYQQENPGLRNSFLAAAFELRSGIPQGETVNSSSPDVIRAMSTELFLNFLGIRMDSRKAEGLRFTINLVTPDTGETFLIELANATLTNIKGFQANAPDLTLTINRSDLEQTMTGAKTLEAQIADGTAKVNGDASVLTKLAGTMVDFDPRFEIMPGTQSLTQVAHADPYEAVPRRTIAE from the coding sequence ATGATGCCAACACGACGTCAGGTCATTGGGGCGCTTCCGGCTGCGGGCATCTCGTTTGCGGTCGCGGGCAGCTTCACGTTTGAGGGGACAGCGGTCCGTGCACAACCGGCTCCGCCGGCAGGACACTTCCACCCAAAGGGGAAGCCTCCCACGGCCCACACTCTTGAGGTGCTGAAGCGGGCGCGGGAGTCGTTGCCATTCGGCGACACCCGCGATTTTGAAGAGCAGGCGCGGGGCCTGATCGCGCCGATGCCCCGAATGCAGATCATGGCCGACGCGGGCCACGTCGCCTGGGACATGGAGCAGTTCCACTTCCTTGAGAGCGACCAGGAATTCGACAGCGTCCACCCGTCGCTCACCCGGATCGCGCGTCTCAACAACAACTACGGCCTTTACGAGGTCGCCCCCGGCATTTACCAGGTGCGCGGCTTCGACCTCTCGGATCTCACCTTCGTGCGGGGGAAGACCGGATGGATCGTCTTCGACCCCCTCACGGTCGCCGAAACCGCGCGGGCTGGATGGGAATTGTTCCAAGAGCATATCGGCAAGGGGCTGCCGATCACGGCCGTGATCTACTCCCACACGCACGGAGACCATTGGGGCGGCGTGCGGGGCCTGATCAGCGAGGAGGACGTGCGGGCCGGCCGGGTCGAGATCATCGCGCCGGGCGACTTCATGCAGTTCACAATCTCCGAGAACGTCTATGCCGGCAACGCGATGAACCGGCGGCTGTTCTACCAGTACGGCCTGCTCCTACCGGTGGGGCCGTACGGCTATGTCAGCCAAGGGCTCGGCCAGCGCGTGCCCGCGGGGACCAGCGGTCTGCTCGCCCCGACCCGCTTCGTCTCCGACCCCATCGAGGAACTGGAGGTCGACGGCGTGCGGATGGTCTTTCAGAACACGCCGAACACCGAGGCGCCGCGGGAGATGAACACCTACATTCCCGAGATGAAGGCGCTGTGGATGGCGGAGAACGTCACCGCCACGCTCCACAACATCTACACGCTCCGTGGCGCGCCGGTGCGCGACCCGCTGAACTGGTCCAAGTACATCGCCGAGGCCTTGTACCGGTTCGGGCACGAAGCCGAGGTGATGTTCGCGTCACACCACTGGCCGCGCTGGGGCAACGACCGCATCCAGGAGGTGCTGCGTGCGCAGCGCGACCTTTACGCCCATATGAACAACCAAGTGCTTCACCTCGCGAACCAGGGCGTGACGATCAACCAGATCCACAACGTTTACACTGTGCCGCAGTCCCTGCAGGAGACATGGCACTGTCGGGGCTACCACGGCTCGCCGCAGCACAACGCCCGTGGAGTGGTGCAGCGCTATCTCGGCTTCTGGGACGGCAACCCGACGACGCTGATCCCGCTGTCGCCGGAAGACTCCGCGCCGCTCTACGTCGAGATGATGGGCGGTGCGGGGCCGATCCTCGCGAAGGCCGGCCTGCTCCATGACGCGGGCGATTACCTGCGCGCCACCGAGCTGCTAAACAAGCTCGTGCTCGCGGAGCCCGGCAACACCGTGGCGAAAGAGGCGCTTGCCGACGCCTTCGAGCAGCTTGGCTATCAGCAGGAGAATCCGGGGCTGCGGAACAGCTTCCTTGCCGCCGCCTTCGAACTGCGCTCCGGCATTCCGCAGGGCGAGACGGTGAACTCGTCGAGCCCGGACGTCATTCGAGCGATGTCGACGGAGCTGTTCCTCAATTTTCTCGGCATCCGCATGGACAGTCGCAAGGCCGAAGGGCTGCGGTTCACAATCAATCTGGTGACCCCCGACACCGGTGAGACGTTCCTCATCGAGCTGGCGAACGCAACGCTCACCAACATCAAAGGTTTCCAGGCGAACGCGCCCGACCTGACGCTGACCATCAACCGGTCCGATCTGGAACAGACGATGACAGGGGCAAAGACCCTGGAGGCGCAGATCGCCGACGGGACGGCGAAGGTAAACGGCGATGCCAGCGTGCTGACGAAACTCGCCGGAACGATGGTCGACTTCGATCCGCGGTTCGAGATCATGCCCGGCACGCAGAGCTTGACCCAAGTCGCGCATGCCGATCCCTATGAGGCGGTTCCGCGCCGGACGATCGCCGAATAG
- the ribB gene encoding 3,4-dihydroxy-2-butanone-4-phosphate synthase, which produces MTMLSCNPRHPFLSSTMEIIEEARNGRMFILVDDEDRENEGDLVIPAQMATPEAINFMASHGKGLICLALGKERVDQLGLKLMSTENGTRHGTAFTVSIEAREGVSTGISAADRARTVAVAIDAARGPDHIVSPGHIFPLVSRPGGVLVRAGHTEAAVDVARLAGLNPSGVICEIMKEDGTMARLDDLVAFAQRHALKIGTIRDLIAFRRRHDHDVERVVTAKFDSRWGGEWSAITFRIKAIETEAIALVKGKIDERPTLVRMHALDILSDVLGQNGDRGDIVARSMQAIAAEGRGVIVLFSRDMAISQLLRVKSGEPLVDKAELRNYGIGAQVLADLGIHDMILLSNSQHVPVALRGYGLNIVEHRTLPVATATP; this is translated from the coding sequence ATGACGATGCTGTCCTGCAACCCACGCCATCCATTTCTGTCCTCCACGATGGAGATCATCGAAGAGGCCCGGAATGGCCGAATGTTCATCCTCGTCGATGACGAGGATCGGGAGAACGAGGGCGATCTTGTCATCCCGGCGCAGATGGCGACGCCCGAGGCGATCAACTTCATGGCATCGCATGGCAAGGGCCTCATCTGTCTGGCGCTCGGCAAGGAGCGGGTCGATCAGCTCGGCCTCAAATTGATGAGTACGGAAAACGGCACCCGCCACGGGACCGCATTCACCGTTTCCATCGAGGCGCGCGAGGGGGTTTCCACCGGCATCTCCGCGGCGGACCGTGCGCGGACGGTGGCGGTGGCGATCGACGCGGCCAGGGGGCCCGACCATATCGTCTCGCCGGGCCACATATTTCCACTGGTCTCCCGACCCGGCGGCGTGCTGGTCCGTGCGGGGCATACCGAGGCGGCGGTGGATGTCGCGCGTCTTGCCGGCCTCAATCCATCGGGCGTGATCTGCGAGATCATGAAGGAGGACGGGACGATGGCCCGCCTGGACGATCTCGTCGCCTTCGCCCAGCGTCACGCGCTCAAGATCGGCACGATCCGCGACCTGATCGCCTTCCGCCGCCGCCACGATCATGACGTCGAGCGTGTCGTCACCGCGAAATTCGACAGCCGATGGGGCGGTGAATGGAGCGCCATCACCTTCCGCATCAAGGCAATCGAGACCGAAGCGATTGCCCTGGTGAAGGGTAAAATCGACGAGAGGCCGACCCTGGTGCGCATGCACGCGCTGGACATCCTGTCGGACGTGCTCGGCCAGAACGGTGATCGCGGCGATATCGTCGCCCGATCCATGCAGGCGATCGCCGCCGAAGGGAGAGGCGTAATCGTGCTGTTCAGCCGCGATATGGCGATCTCACAGCTTCTTCGGGTGAAGTCGGGCGAGCCGCTCGTCGACAAGGCCGAGCTGCGCAACTATGGCATCGGCGCCCAGGTTCTGGCGGATCTCGGCATTCACGACATGATCCTCCTGTCCAACTCGCAGCATGTCCCGGTCGCGCTCAGGGGCTATGGACTCAACATCGTGGAGCACCGGACGCTGCCGGTTGCCACCGCCACCCCGTAG
- a CDS encoding DUF1302 domain-containing protein, giving the protein MADLSLSAPRAAWWTNLGIGRKAAILAALSIAWPAHAWEFKEGDWSGGIRAVVTVGTAIRASPIDPSLVPAGDGARFRIRSAAPGGVNSDDGNLNYREGDPVSTVAKGLVDFEANNADGWGVFTRVKGWYDYTLAEGHVALGNLPNNYAGGPLSDRGFSQGAKFRGISLADAYVKGRFSAGGLPISFKAGQQTIEWGPAFTIPGGLRDINPRDFAALSRPGLQPQEGAKPFLALSGKVDLSPTASLDVFYQLLSATSTQPGCGTFAATADYASPGCDMVMVSNALSSVDGLATGRFLKRRSDGTAGDAGQFGVGGSYLVPDIGTRFSLHFTNIHARTGYVEADRTGRTGAIFLPGDPDGLNPAYRFQYPKNIKMLSGSFATSVPSMKLRVAGELDHKFNQPLGFNAPDLLQAAVSGTGVLARDFASVPLGGPFAGYERFHVTQGQLAASGDIGSVIGGTLTLGGEVGAKYVHDLPDPNFRRYGRSDIFGTGPNNGVCAAGADPKACTTTGFVTPFSWGYRLQASLSYQDVLPGVNLKPSVAFAHDVNGTSYDGAFNQGRQILRLALDGAVRDSYLFNLTYLTTLAGPYDPRADRDLFLISTGVKL; this is encoded by the coding sequence ATGGCGGACCTGAGTCTGTCGGCACCCCGTGCCGCATGGTGGACAAACCTTGGCATAGGCCGGAAAGCGGCGATCCTTGCCGCCCTGTCGATCGCATGGCCGGCCCATGCCTGGGAATTCAAGGAAGGAGATTGGTCGGGTGGCATCCGGGCCGTGGTCACCGTCGGAACGGCCATTCGCGCCAGCCCCATCGACCCGTCCCTGGTTCCGGCCGGCGACGGTGCACGGTTCCGGATCAGAAGTGCGGCACCGGGGGGCGTCAATTCCGACGACGGGAACCTGAACTATCGGGAAGGCGATCCGGTTTCCACGGTCGCCAAGGGGCTGGTCGATTTCGAGGCCAACAACGCCGACGGCTGGGGCGTCTTCACCCGCGTGAAGGGCTGGTACGACTACACACTTGCCGAGGGGCATGTCGCGCTGGGCAACCTGCCAAACAACTATGCCGGCGGCCCGTTGTCCGACCGTGGCTTTTCGCAAGGCGCCAAATTCCGCGGCATCTCCCTCGCCGACGCTTACGTCAAGGGTCGGTTCTCCGCCGGTGGGCTCCCCATCTCGTTCAAGGCCGGCCAGCAGACCATCGAATGGGGGCCGGCATTCACAATTCCCGGCGGCCTTCGTGACATCAACCCGCGCGACTTCGCCGCCTTGTCCCGGCCGGGCCTGCAGCCGCAGGAGGGAGCGAAGCCGTTCCTGGCGCTGTCGGGCAAGGTCGACCTCTCGCCGACCGCAAGCCTCGACGTCTTCTATCAACTGCTGTCGGCGACATCGACGCAGCCGGGTTGCGGAACATTCGCCGCCACCGCCGATTACGCCTCACCGGGTTGCGACATGGTCATGGTGTCCAATGCCTTGTCCTCGGTGGACGGGCTGGCGACCGGGCGTTTCCTGAAGCGCCGCAGCGACGGGACGGCGGGGGATGCCGGCCAGTTCGGTGTCGGCGGCTCGTATCTGGTGCCGGACATCGGCACCCGGTTTTCGCTCCACTTCACCAACATTCACGCGCGGACCGGCTATGTCGAGGCCGACCGGACCGGCCGGACCGGCGCCATCTTCCTGCCGGGAGATCCGGATGGCTTGAATCCGGCCTATCGGTTCCAGTACCCCAAAAATATCAAAATGCTGTCCGGCAGCTTCGCCACCAGCGTTCCCTCTATGAAGCTGCGGGTCGCGGGCGAACTGGATCATAAATTCAACCAGCCGCTCGGCTTCAACGCCCCCGATCTGTTGCAGGCGGCCGTGAGCGGAACCGGTGTGCTGGCGCGGGATTTCGCCTCGGTTCCCCTGGGCGGGCCGTTCGCCGGTTACGAGCGTTTTCACGTCACCCAGGGGCAACTCGCCGCATCGGGCGACATCGGCAGTGTGATCGGTGGCACCTTGACCCTCGGCGGCGAGGTCGGCGCCAAATATGTCCACGATCTGCCGGACCCCAATTTTCGCCGTTATGGCCGCTCCGACATTTTCGGAACCGGACCCAACAACGGCGTCTGCGCGGCCGGGGCCGATCCCAAGGCCTGCACCACCACGGGCTTCGTGACGCCATTCTCGTGGGGGTATCGCCTTCAGGCGAGCCTGAGCTATCAGGACGTTCTGCCGGGGGTGAACCTCAAGCCGTCCGTCGCCTTCGCCCATGACGTCAACGGGACGTCCTATGACGGCGCGTTCAATCAGGGGCGCCAGATCCTCCGGCTCGCGCTCGATGGCGCGGTCAGGGACAGCTATCTCTTTAACCTCACCTACCTGACGACCTTGGCCGGCCCCTACGACCCGCGCGCCGACCGTGACCTGTTTCTCATCAGCACCGGCGTCAAACTCTGA
- a CDS encoding flavin reductase family protein, with the protein MSGQDFPVPNHVETAAFKSALRSVVGSVSIVASGQGVDRRGLTVTAAVSLCVDPPMVLACINRSAEAHDVILRTGAFSWNVLSADQVQLAERFAAMDGSKGASRFSPAEWGEMVTGVPVLLQSVCSFDCRVQDTLEVATHTIMIGAVVAQIHNQHKVPLIYSSGKFGRMEYFESVG; encoded by the coding sequence ATGTCAGGACAAGATTTTCCGGTTCCAAACCATGTGGAGACGGCAGCCTTCAAGAGTGCATTGCGCTCCGTTGTGGGGTCGGTCTCGATCGTGGCATCGGGCCAAGGTGTCGACAGGCGTGGCCTGACCGTCACCGCCGCGGTTTCCTTGTGCGTCGATCCGCCGATGGTGCTTGCCTGCATCAACCGCAGTGCCGAGGCTCATGACGTCATTCTCCGGACCGGCGCCTTTTCCTGGAATGTCCTTTCCGCCGATCAGGTCCAACTGGCGGAACGCTTTGCGGCGATGGACGGCAGCAAGGGTGCATCCCGTTTCTCCCCCGCTGAATGGGGCGAGATGGTCACCGGGGTTCCAGTCCTTCTCCAATCCGTTTGCAGCTTCGATTGCAGAGTACAGGACACCCTGGAAGTCGCCACCCATACGATCATGATCGGTGCCGTTGTCGCCCAGATCCACAATCAGCATAAAGTTCCTCTGATTTATTCGTCAGGCAAATTCGGTCGTATGGAATATTTCGAATCCGTTGGATAG
- a CDS encoding MFS transporter: MIEDATTTVSVPQPKPMGMSIHYRRYALIMLFLVYMLNFVDRQIVNILAEPIKRELGLADWQLGSLTGLSFAIFYATLALPIARWAERANRVRIIALSAITWSLFTAVCGVAQSFTQLFLARVGVGVGEAGCTPASQSLISDYTTREKRASALAFFSIGIPAGSLVGMVVGGLIADSLGWRASFALVGVPGIILGLLAYFTLPEPRKSSFATSEAQSSPTLREALGELGSKRTYIWLTVAMAAMSFGIYSNLAFQSSHFLRNHADGLGALTVRLNDLTGIHLGATGFLGTVLGLIVGICGAAGTWLGGWATDRAVARGSLNAYATIPAAAALCLPFALFATYLTSNTVAALCLMGLPMMLQSIYYGPIFAAVQSLVRPRTRATATAIFLFFANLIGLGLGPLSVGLISDLLAPSMGSGDAIRWALISTSVVYVLAAAAFMVARKSIRQDIVS; this comes from the coding sequence ATGATCGAAGACGCAACGACCACGGTGTCGGTGCCGCAGCCGAAACCGATGGGCATGTCGATCCACTATCGACGCTACGCCTTGATCATGTTGTTCCTCGTTTACATGCTGAACTTCGTCGACCGTCAGATCGTCAATATCCTGGCGGAACCGATCAAGCGCGAACTCGGTCTCGCCGATTGGCAGCTGGGGTCGTTGACCGGCCTTTCCTTCGCCATCTTCTACGCGACGCTGGCCCTTCCGATCGCGCGGTGGGCAGAGCGTGCGAACCGGGTCAGGATCATCGCGCTGTCGGCGATCACCTGGAGCCTGTTCACGGCGGTCTGCGGCGTAGCCCAGAGCTTTACCCAGCTGTTCCTCGCCAGGGTTGGTGTCGGTGTCGGCGAAGCCGGCTGCACGCCGGCATCCCAGTCCCTGATCAGCGATTACACGACAAGAGAGAAGCGGGCGTCGGCGCTGGCATTCTTTTCCATAGGCATTCCGGCCGGCTCCCTGGTGGGGATGGTGGTCGGCGGCCTGATCGCCGACAGTCTCGGCTGGCGCGCATCTTTCGCGCTGGTCGGGGTGCCCGGCATCATCCTTGGGCTGCTGGCCTATTTCACTCTACCCGAGCCGCGAAAATCCTCCTTCGCGACCAGCGAGGCGCAAAGCTCGCCGACCCTGAGGGAGGCACTGGGCGAACTCGGCAGCAAGCGAACCTATATCTGGCTCACGGTCGCGATGGCGGCCATGAGCTTCGGGATTTACAGCAATCTTGCCTTTCAAAGCTCCCACTTCCTGCGCAATCACGCGGACGGGTTGGGCGCGCTGACGGTCAGGCTGAACGATCTCACCGGAATCCACCTGGGCGCCACCGGCTTTCTCGGTACGGTGCTGGGCCTGATCGTCGGCATCTGCGGAGCCGCCGGCACCTGGTTGGGCGGCTGGGCGACAGATCGCGCGGTGGCGCGCGGCAGCCTGAACGCCTACGCGACCATTCCGGCGGCCGCGGCCCTGTGCCTGCCCTTTGCGCTTTTCGCGACTTATCTCACCTCGAACACAGTGGCTGCGCTTTGCCTGATGGGTTTGCCGATGATGCTGCAGTCCATTTATTACGGCCCCATCTTCGCGGCGGTACAAAGCCTGGTGCGTCCGCGCACCAGGGCGACGGCCACCGCAATCTTCCTGTTCTTCGCAAATCTGATCGGGCTTGGCCTTGGACCGCTGTCGGTCGGCCTGATCAGCGATCTTCTCGCGCCGTCGATGGGCTCCGGTGACGCCATCCGCTGGGCGCTGATCAGCACGTCGGTCGTCTACGTCCTGGCGGCGGCCGCCTTCATGGTGGCGCGGAAGAGCATCAGGCAGGACATCGTCAGCTGA
- a CDS encoding helix-turn-helix domain-containing protein codes for MYPTPTNGRIYGIAILCRETVKFGPRSVSRCTEAATLPKSARIGAKWPEAPVTDEALPMPWDPTGLRVSFAAVDPDELARPLVCFLVRRNVDDDELPIHRHRKGQLVVAAEGSVMCRTLDGLRIVPSNGAVWIPGEVPHSVSMSDRGRSYCVFINPEISPLPNSCATFSISPMLREMIFHLANLPPLYPPQGPTSRLVQVILDELAQMKAEPLHFPVSNHPRIQRIAAQLLEAPDDRRTIRDWAAAVAMSERTLARLIQKQTGMSFGRWRQQLHIVIAVQRLSMGATVQAISQELGYDSPSAFTAMFRKHMGQPPRRYLQDRAEGTTN; via the coding sequence GTGTATCCGACGCCAACCAATGGCAGAATCTATGGGATTGCCATTTTATGTCGCGAAACTGTCAAATTCGGACCTAGGTCCGTATCGAGATGCACGGAGGCCGCAACATTGCCGAAGAGTGCGCGGATTGGTGCGAAGTGGCCGGAAGCCCCGGTGACCGACGAGGCCCTCCCGATGCCGTGGGATCCCACCGGCCTGCGCGTCAGCTTCGCCGCGGTGGATCCCGACGAGCTTGCCCGCCCGCTGGTCTGTTTCCTTGTCCGGCGCAATGTGGATGACGACGAACTGCCGATCCACCGGCACCGCAAAGGCCAGCTGGTGGTGGCGGCGGAAGGCTCGGTCATGTGCCGGACGCTCGACGGGCTTCGGATCGTCCCATCCAATGGAGCGGTTTGGATTCCGGGGGAGGTTCCCCACAGCGTTTCCATGTCGGACAGGGGCCGGTCATACTGCGTGTTCATCAACCCGGAAATTTCACCCCTGCCGAATTCCTGCGCGACATTTTCGATCAGCCCGATGCTGCGCGAGATGATCTTTCACTTGGCCAACCTGCCGCCGCTCTACCCTCCGCAGGGTCCGACCAGCCGTCTGGTCCAGGTCATTCTGGACGAGCTTGCACAGATGAAGGCGGAGCCGCTCCACTTCCCGGTCTCCAACCATCCCAGGATACAGCGCATCGCCGCCCAATTGCTGGAGGCGCCGGACGACCGCAGGACAATCCGGGACTGGGCGGCGGCAGTCGCCATGAGCGAGCGGACTTTGGCCCGGCTCATCCAGAAACAGACGGGGATGTCGTTCGGCCGGTGGCGGCAGCAACTCCATATCGTGATCGCCGTTCAACGGCTGTCGATGGGCGCCACCGTTCAGGCGATCTCCCAGGAACTGGGATACGACTCTCCGAGCGCCTTCACCGCCATGTTCAGGAAACACATGGGACAGCCTCCGCGCCGGTATCTGCAGGATCGGGCCGAAGGGACGACGAACTGA
- a CDS encoding Lrp/AsnC family transcriptional regulator, which yields MMNTLTLDRTDIKILNELQKDANLTNVELAGRINLSPSPCLTRVKKLEQTGIIDRRVTLLNPKAMGLEINAYIQVKLDKQPQSALENFRDAVERIPEVMECNWMTGDCDFLLRVVVRDVEELERLIASKLSKIEFVSTIRSNLVLKQITYKTELPISTSQAIVIRY from the coding sequence ATGATGAACACGCTGACGCTCGACCGAACGGACATCAAGATCCTCAACGAGTTGCAGAAAGACGCAAATCTGACGAACGTCGAGCTTGCCGGCAGAATCAACCTGTCTCCCTCGCCCTGCCTCACGCGGGTGAAGAAGCTGGAGCAGACCGGCATCATCGATCGACGGGTCACCCTTCTGAATCCCAAGGCGATGGGATTGGAAATCAATGCCTATATCCAAGTCAAGCTCGACAAACAGCCGCAATCGGCGCTGGAGAATTTCCGGGATGCCGTCGAGAGGATTCCCGAGGTGATGGAATGCAATTGGATGACAGGCGACTGCGATTTCCTGCTGCGCGTGGTTGTCAGAGACGTCGAGGAACTCGAACGCCTGATAGCAAGCAAACTGTCGAAAATCGAATTTGTTTCCACCATCAGATCCAACTTAGTCCTAAAACAGATAACCTACAAAACAGAATTGCCGATCAGCACATCCCAGGCAATAGTCATCCGGTACTGA